Proteins from a genomic interval of Eschrichtius robustus isolate mEscRob2 chromosome 9, mEscRob2.pri, whole genome shotgun sequence:
- the LOC137769300 gene encoding signal recognition particle 14 kDa protein-like — protein sequence MVLLESEQFLTELTRLFQKCRLSGSVFITLKKYDGRTKPIPRKGSVEGFEPSDNKCLLRATDGKKKISTVVSSKEVNKFQMAYSNLLRDNMDGLKKRDKKSKSKKSKAAQ from the coding sequence ATGGTGCTGCTGGAGAGTGAGCAGTTCCTGACAGAGCTGACCAGGCTCTTCCAGAAGTGCCGGTTGTCGGGCAGCGTGTTCATCACCCTGAAGAAGTATGATGGTCGAACTAAACCCATTCCAAGGAAGGGTTCTGTGGAGGGCTTTGAGCCCTCAGACAACAAGTGTCTGTTAAGAGCTACTGACGGGAAAAAGAAGATCAGCACTGTGGTGAGCTCCAAAGAAGTGAATAAGTTTCAGATGGCTTATTCAAACCTACTGAGAGATAACATGGACGGGCTGAAGAAGAGGGACAAAAAGAGCAAGAGTAAGAAGAGCAAAGCAGCGCAGTGA